A window from Telopea speciosissima isolate NSW1024214 ecotype Mountain lineage chromosome 8, Tspe_v1, whole genome shotgun sequence encodes these proteins:
- the LOC122638319 gene encoding AP-1 complex subunit sigma-2 produces MIQFVLLISRQGKVRLTKWYSPYSQKERSKVLRELSGVILTRGPKLCNFVEWRGYKVVYKRYASLYFCMCIDQDDNELETLEIIHHFVEILDRYFGSVCELDLIFNFHKAYYILDEILIAGELQESSKKTVARLIAAQDSLVETAKEQASSISNMIAQATK; encoded by the exons ATG ATTCAATTTGTGCTTCTTATCAGTCGACAAGGAAAAGTGAGGTTGACAAAATGGTATTCTCCTTATTCCCAAAAGGAAAGATCAAAG GTGCTTCGAGAGCTAAGTGGAGTGATTCTTACACGAGGCCCTAAGCTTTGTAACTTTGTTGAGTGGAGAGGATACAAAGTTGTATATAAAAG ATATGCCAGCCTCTATTTCTGCATGTGTATTGACCAGGATGACAATGAGTTAGAGACACTCGAAATAATTCACCACTTTGTTGAAATACTAGACCGCTATTTTGGCAGT GTCTGTGAGTTGGACTTAATCTTCAATTTCCACAAG GCCTACTACATACTGGATGAGATTTTAATTGCTGGTGAACTTCAGGAGTCCAGCAAGAAGACAGTTGCACGTCTTATAGCTGCACAG GATTCTTTAGTGGAGACAGCAAAAGAGCAGGCCAGCTCAATAAGTAATATGATTGCTCAAGCAACTAAGTAG
- the LOC122672566 gene encoding uncharacterized protein LOC122672566 produces MKIIGWNCQGLGSPSTVRALYNLLKTNQPEIVFIMESKSKLAAVEKVKRKDGFQNCCTVEPNGSSRGLVLFWKDNVTIKVLFADKNYFDVEVGDSQKCHHDGEVFRDFIQTCGFMDMGYNGAAYTWNNRRGGSSNIRIRLDRVLCNSAWLQDFENASVFIKSTISSNHCPILLDTDGGICRGKRPFRFESMWTLHEDFKNVEVFGNIQENIKALKTQLEHLQSMPRSAYSQSKESEIQRSLDLELQKEEELWRQKSRVDWLKGGDKNTAFFHVTTLKRRHRNKILKIKSSSGEWSSSEREVSDILCNHFQSLYSSEPLNNIALNFVLDAVQPVGAPENADQFRPISLCNITFKIITKVIVDRLKGALDSIISPSQSAFIPNRLISDNVLVAHELFHFIKKKKKGKENFLALKLDMGKAYDRLEWKFIDGMLRKLGFSNYWVDLVMTCITSVSYNLLINGCVKGAALTAVINQAEGAGLLRGEVNTLKECLDFYCEATGQTINFQKSSLTFNPNTHDRIKRWFARKLKVRQGDGPSKYLGLPTHFSVSKKDVFNEVKERTLNKVQTWTEKLLSHAGKELNWGVCLLGAGEVLFRDVLLEGLVWKVGDGKKITIWNDKWIPFLPNFKLSISKPDGCSIAMVSDLIDSSSRCWKMGLIRDIFNPFEASEILKIPLSLLPREDRRVWGATANGVFSVKLAYGLLVRREEENHKALASSSRVRRWECIPDSVWKRLWSIDTLPKIKSFLWRSCNEALAMGENLVSGKIHIDPCCLRCGSAVESIDHLLFECTFARSVWFGSPLQFSPPTDVPCLVDWIQSWDVWFREDKRVAKIALSRASFLCWYLWRARNELVFSGKAWSPADIIQLAENAFIEFADANKSVAPSSLGGAYNSVSLNQLWELPPAGFLKVNCDATSSASKNFGGLGVILRNHCGSALLARSIPTHFGSIIQGEILAIRNGVSAALEMGIENVMVESDNKEAIDFIKGTKIPAVEVEDLVRDILWLSEKFSSVSFSHIPRTMNSVSDALARKALLYPVVKFSEDIVFGDPLKHPLPAIRNKPAFPENRSEAPKRK; encoded by the exons ATGAAGATAATTGGTTGGAACTGTCAGGGGTTGGGGAGCCCCTCGACAGTTCGAGCTCTTTATAACCTCCTCAAGACTAATCAACCTGAAATTGTTTTTATCATGGAATCAAAAAGCAAATTAGCTGCGGTAGAGAAAGTGAAGAGAAAAGATGGTTTCCAGAATTGTTGCACCGTAGAGCCAAATGGATCCTCTAGGGGTTTAGTGCTCTTTTGGAAAGATAATGTTACTATTAAAGTCCTCTTTGCTGATAAGAATTATTTTGATGTTGAG GTGGGTGATTCTCAGAAATGTCATCATGATGGGGAGGTCTTCAGGGATTTTATTCAGACGTGTGGTTTTATGGACATGGGTTATAATGGAGCAGCTTACACTTGGAATAATAGGAGGGGAGGTTCTTCAAACATTAGAATTCGTCTTGACCGGGTGCTTTGTAACTCTGCTTGGTTGCAAGATTTTGAAAATGCTTCTGTTTTTATTAAGTCGACTATCAGTTCTAATCATTGTCCTATTCTTCTAGATACAGATGGTGGCATTTGCAGAGGCAAAAGGCCCTTCAGGTTTGAGTCCATGTGGACATTGCATGAAGACTTCAAGAATGTG GAGGTCTTTGGTAATATTCAGGAAAATATTAAAGCCTTGAAAACCCAGTTGGAACACTTACAAAGCATGCCGAGATCAGCCTATTCACAGTCCAAGGAATCAGAAATTCAAAGATCCCTTGATTTAGAGCTTCAAAAAGAAGAGGAACTGTGGCGTCAAAAGTCGAGGGTAGATTGGCTAAAAGGAGGTGACAAGAATACAGCTTTTTTCCATGTGACAACTTTGAAGAGGAGACATAGAAATAAgatcttgaagatcaagtcctCTTCGGGGGAGTGGTCTTCTTCGGAGAGGGAGGTTTCTGATATTTTATGTAATCACTTTCAGTCTCTGTATTCTTCTGAACCCTTGAATAATATTGCTCTTAATTTTGTCTTGGATGCGGTGCAGCCG GTGGGGGCTCCGGAGAATGCTGATCAATTTAGGCCTATTAGCCTTTGCAATATTACTTTCAAGATCATCACCAAAGTCATAGTTGATCGTCTCAAAGGAGCTTTGGATTCGATTATCTCCCCTAGCCAATCGGCTTTTATTCCTAATAGGCTCATATCTGATAATGTCTTGGTGGCCCATGAGCTATTCCACtttatcaagaagaagaagaagggaaaggaaaattTCTTGGCTTTAAAGTTGGATATGGGCAAAGCCTACGACAGGTTGGAGTGGAAATTCATTGATGGTATGCTTCGAAAACTAGGTTTCAGTAATTATTGGGTGGATCTTGTTATGACTTGTATCACTAGTGTTTCATACAATCTGCTTATAAATGGTTGTGTGAAGGGTGCA GCTCTTACTGCTGTTATCAACCAGGCTGAGGGTGCTGGTTTACTCAGGGGG GAGGTAAATACTCTTAAGGAGTGTCTTGACTTCTACTGTGAAGCTACAGGCCAAACAATAAATTTCCAAAAATCCAGTCTGACTTTCAACCCTAACACTCATGACAGAATCAAGAGGTGGTTTGCTAGAAAACTCAAGGTCAGACAGGGTGATGGTCCTTCAAAGTACTTGGGTCTTCCTACTCATTTCAGTGTTTCCAAGAAGGATGTGTTCAATGAGGTTAAAGAAAGGACTCTCAACAAAGTTCAGACCTGGACGGAAAAGTTGCTCTCTCATGCTGGGAAGGAG CTAAACTGGGGAGTATGCCTTCTTGGGGCTGGAGAAGTCTTATTCCGTGATGTGCTTCTTGAAGGTTTGGTTTGGAAAGTAGGAGATGGCAAAAAAATTACTATTTGGAATGACAAGTGGATTCCATTCCTTCCAAATTTTAAGTTGAGTATCTCAAAGCCCGATGGATGCTCTATTGCTATGGTGTCCGACCTTATTGATTCTTCTTCTAGATGTTGGAAGATGGGGCTGATTAGAGACATTTTCAACCCTTTTGAGGCTTCTGAGATTTTAAAGATCCCTCTTAGCTTGCTTCccagagaagatagaagagttTGGGGTGCTACAGCAAATGGGGTGTTCTCCGTTAAATTAGCCTATGGGCTGCTGGtcagaagagaggaggagaatcACAAGGCTCTGGCTTCTTCTTCAAGAGTTAGGAGGTGGGAATGTATTCCAGATTCAGTGTGGAAGAGATTATGGTCGATTGATACTCTTCCAAAAATTAAGTCATTTCTCTGGAGATCTTGTAATGAAGCCTTAGCCATGGGAGAAAACTTAGTGTCTGGCAAAATCCATATTGATCCCTGCTGTTTGAGATGCGGTTCTGCTGTGGAATCTATAGATCATCTGCTGTTTGAATGTACTTTCGCTAGAAGCGTCTGGTTTGGTTCTCCTCTACAGTTCTCCCCTCCAACTGACGTTCCTTGTTTGGTGGATTGGATCCAAAGTTGGGACGTGTGGTTTCGTGAAGATAAGCGGGTAGCCAAAATTGCTCTCTCAAGGGCTTCCTTCTTATGCTGGTATCTTTGGAGAGCTCGCAACGAGCTAGTATTCAGTGGTAAAGCTTGGTCCCCTGCTGACATTATTCAGCTGGCCGAAAATGCTTTCATAGAGTTCGCAGATGCAAATAAAAGTGTTGCGCCAAGCTCTCTCGGGGGAGCTTACAACAGTGTTTCTCTAAACCAGCTTTGGGAACTCCCTCCTGCTGGATTTTTAAAGGTGAACTGTGATGCTACTAGTTCAGCTTCAAAGAATTTTGGTGGTTTGGGTGTGATTCTGAGAAATCACTGTGGTTCGGCTTTGCTGGCTCGCTCTATTCCTACTCACTTTGGCTCCATTATCCAAGGGGAGATTCTAGCCATTCGAAATGGAGTCTCAGCAGCTCTTGAGATGGGAATTGAGAATGTCATGGTTGAATCAGATAATAAGGAAGCTATCGATTTCATCAAAGGAACGAAAATTCCTGCTGTCGAAGTGGAAGACTTAGTCAGGGACATTCTTTGGTTATCAGAGAAgttctcttctgtttctttttcccatattccTAGGACTATGAATAGTGTGTCGGATGCCCTAGCCAGGAAGGCCCT TTTGTATCCTGTTGTGAAGTTTTCAGAAGATATTGTTTTTGGTGATCCCTTAAAGCATCCTCTCCCAGCAATCAGAAACAAGCCTGCATTTCCAGAGAACCGTTCTGAAGCACccaaaagaaagtga
- the LOC122670468 gene encoding CBL-interacting protein kinase 1-like isoform X1 → MVGEVEKKRVMRLGKYELGRTLGEGNFAKVKYAIHLDSGHEFAVKILNKKKILDLKISNQIKREIGTLKLLKHPNVVRLHEVLASKTKIYMVLEYVNGGELFDRIASKGRLTEAEGRRLFQQLIDGVSYCHDKGVFHRDLKPENVLVDTKGNIKISDFGLSALPQHYRDDGLLHTTCGSPNYVAPEVLANRGYDGAMSDLWSCGVILYVILIGYLPFDDRNLAVLYQKIFKGDVQIPKWLSPSAKNLIKKMLDPNPQTRISMAEIKANDWFNRDYVPANPYDEEEDIFIDAEAFSMQGVTADKEEDPGLPTLINAFQLIGMSSCLDLSGFFEKEEASERKIMFTSNYSSKDLLEKIEDIVTEMGFLVQKRKGKLKVMQENKGHKRPGSLSVAAEVFKISKSLYVVELRKAYGDPMSYRQLCSKLSNELGVRQEILATQV, encoded by the exons ATGGTGGGAgaggtggagaagaagagggtaaTGCGACTGGGAAAGTACGAGCTCGGAAGAACTCTGGGAGAAGGGAATTTCGCAAAGGTCAAATACGCCATTCACCTCGACTCCGGCCATGAATTTGCCGTTAAGAtcttaaataaaaagaagatcCTCGATCTCAAAATCAGCAATCAG ATAAAGAGAGAAATCGGGACCCTCAAACTCCTGAAACACCCGAACGTGGTTAGATTGCATGAG GTTTTGGCAAGCAAGACGAAGATTTACATGGTCCTTGAATATGTGAATGGTGGTGAATTATTTGACAGAATT GCATCGAAAGGGAGGCTCACAGAAGCTGAAGGCCGAAGACTCTTCCAACAGTTAATTGATGGTGTGAGCTATTGCCATGACAAAGGTGTCTTCCACAGGGATTTGAAG CCTGAAAACGTTCTTGTTGATACCAAAGGAAACATCAAGATATCTGATTTTGGCCTCAGTGCTTTACCTCAACATTATAGG GATGACGGGTTACTGCATACAACATGTGGGAGTCCTAATTATGTTGCCCCAGAG GTTCTTGCGAACAGAGGTTACGACGGTGCTATGTCTGATCTTTGGTCATGTGGGGTTATATTGTATGTGATTCTTATAGGGTACCTTCCTTTTGATGATCGAAACCTTGCTGTTCTTTACCAGAAG ATATTCAAAGGAGATGTTCAGATACCCAAATGGCTCTCACCTAGTGCTAAAAACTTGATAAAGAAGATGCTCGACCCTAATCCACAGACTCGGATCTCCATGGCAGAGATTAAAGCCAATGACTGGTTTAATCGAGATTACGTCCCTGCTAATCCTTATGATGAGGAGGAAGACATCTTCATTGATGCAGAAGCTTTCTCTATGCAAGGGGTG ACAGCGGATAAAGAGGAAGACCCTGGTTTACCCACTCTAATCAATGCTTTTCAGCTAATTGGAATGTCATCTTGTTTGGATCTCTCTGGTTTCTTTGAGAAAGAG GAAGCCTCTGAGAGAAAGATCATGTTCACGTCTAATTATTCATCAAAAGACTTACttgagaagattgaagatatcGTCACAGAAATGGGATTCCTagtccaaaaaagaaaaggaaag CTGAAGGTAATGCAAGAGAACAAAGGTCATAAGAGACCCGGTAGCCTTTCAGTTGCAGCAGAG GTGTTTAAGATAAGCAAATCTTTGTATGTAGTGGAATTGAGAAAAGCATATGGGGATCCTATGTCGTACAGGCAG TTGTGTTCAAAGCTGTCGAATGAACTAGGCGTCAGACAAGAGATTTTGGCCACACAAGTGTGA
- the LOC122670468 gene encoding CBL-interacting protein kinase 1-like isoform X2 — MVGEVEKKRVMRLGKYELGRTLGEGNFAKVKYAIHLDSGHEFAVKILNKKKILDLKISNQIKREIGTLKLLKHPNVVRLHEVLASKTKIYMVLEYVNGGELFDRIASKGRLTEAEGRRLFQQLIDGVSYCHDKGVFHRDLKDDGLLHTTCGSPNYVAPEVLANRGYDGAMSDLWSCGVILYVILIGYLPFDDRNLAVLYQKIFKGDVQIPKWLSPSAKNLIKKMLDPNPQTRISMAEIKANDWFNRDYVPANPYDEEEDIFIDAEAFSMQGVTADKEEDPGLPTLINAFQLIGMSSCLDLSGFFEKEEASERKIMFTSNYSSKDLLEKIEDIVTEMGFLVQKRKGKLKVMQENKGHKRPGSLSVAAEVFKISKSLYVVELRKAYGDPMSYRQLCSKLSNELGVRQEILATQV, encoded by the exons ATGGTGGGAgaggtggagaagaagagggtaaTGCGACTGGGAAAGTACGAGCTCGGAAGAACTCTGGGAGAAGGGAATTTCGCAAAGGTCAAATACGCCATTCACCTCGACTCCGGCCATGAATTTGCCGTTAAGAtcttaaataaaaagaagatcCTCGATCTCAAAATCAGCAATCAG ATAAAGAGAGAAATCGGGACCCTCAAACTCCTGAAACACCCGAACGTGGTTAGATTGCATGAG GTTTTGGCAAGCAAGACGAAGATTTACATGGTCCTTGAATATGTGAATGGTGGTGAATTATTTGACAGAATT GCATCGAAAGGGAGGCTCACAGAAGCTGAAGGCCGAAGACTCTTCCAACAGTTAATTGATGGTGTGAGCTATTGCCATGACAAAGGTGTCTTCCACAGGGATTTGAAG GATGACGGGTTACTGCATACAACATGTGGGAGTCCTAATTATGTTGCCCCAGAG GTTCTTGCGAACAGAGGTTACGACGGTGCTATGTCTGATCTTTGGTCATGTGGGGTTATATTGTATGTGATTCTTATAGGGTACCTTCCTTTTGATGATCGAAACCTTGCTGTTCTTTACCAGAAG ATATTCAAAGGAGATGTTCAGATACCCAAATGGCTCTCACCTAGTGCTAAAAACTTGATAAAGAAGATGCTCGACCCTAATCCACAGACTCGGATCTCCATGGCAGAGATTAAAGCCAATGACTGGTTTAATCGAGATTACGTCCCTGCTAATCCTTATGATGAGGAGGAAGACATCTTCATTGATGCAGAAGCTTTCTCTATGCAAGGGGTG ACAGCGGATAAAGAGGAAGACCCTGGTTTACCCACTCTAATCAATGCTTTTCAGCTAATTGGAATGTCATCTTGTTTGGATCTCTCTGGTTTCTTTGAGAAAGAG GAAGCCTCTGAGAGAAAGATCATGTTCACGTCTAATTATTCATCAAAAGACTTACttgagaagattgaagatatcGTCACAGAAATGGGATTCCTagtccaaaaaagaaaaggaaag CTGAAGGTAATGCAAGAGAACAAAGGTCATAAGAGACCCGGTAGCCTTTCAGTTGCAGCAGAG GTGTTTAAGATAAGCAAATCTTTGTATGTAGTGGAATTGAGAAAAGCATATGGGGATCCTATGTCGTACAGGCAG TTGTGTTCAAAGCTGTCGAATGAACTAGGCGTCAGACAAGAGATTTTGGCCACACAAGTGTGA
- the LOC122670468 gene encoding CBL-interacting protein kinase 1-like isoform X3: MVLEYVNGGELFDRIASKGRLTEAEGRRLFQQLIDGVSYCHDKGVFHRDLKPENVLVDTKGNIKISDFGLSALPQHYRDDGLLHTTCGSPNYVAPEVLANRGYDGAMSDLWSCGVILYVILIGYLPFDDRNLAVLYQKIFKGDVQIPKWLSPSAKNLIKKMLDPNPQTRISMAEIKANDWFNRDYVPANPYDEEEDIFIDAEAFSMQGVTADKEEDPGLPTLINAFQLIGMSSCLDLSGFFEKEEASERKIMFTSNYSSKDLLEKIEDIVTEMGFLVQKRKGKLKVMQENKGHKRPGSLSVAAEVFKISKSLYVVELRKAYGDPMSYRQLCSKLSNELGVRQEILATQV; encoded by the exons ATGGTCCTTGAATATGTGAATGGTGGTGAATTATTTGACAGAATT GCATCGAAAGGGAGGCTCACAGAAGCTGAAGGCCGAAGACTCTTCCAACAGTTAATTGATGGTGTGAGCTATTGCCATGACAAAGGTGTCTTCCACAGGGATTTGAAG CCTGAAAACGTTCTTGTTGATACCAAAGGAAACATCAAGATATCTGATTTTGGCCTCAGTGCTTTACCTCAACATTATAGG GATGACGGGTTACTGCATACAACATGTGGGAGTCCTAATTATGTTGCCCCAGAG GTTCTTGCGAACAGAGGTTACGACGGTGCTATGTCTGATCTTTGGTCATGTGGGGTTATATTGTATGTGATTCTTATAGGGTACCTTCCTTTTGATGATCGAAACCTTGCTGTTCTTTACCAGAAG ATATTCAAAGGAGATGTTCAGATACCCAAATGGCTCTCACCTAGTGCTAAAAACTTGATAAAGAAGATGCTCGACCCTAATCCACAGACTCGGATCTCCATGGCAGAGATTAAAGCCAATGACTGGTTTAATCGAGATTACGTCCCTGCTAATCCTTATGATGAGGAGGAAGACATCTTCATTGATGCAGAAGCTTTCTCTATGCAAGGGGTG ACAGCGGATAAAGAGGAAGACCCTGGTTTACCCACTCTAATCAATGCTTTTCAGCTAATTGGAATGTCATCTTGTTTGGATCTCTCTGGTTTCTTTGAGAAAGAG GAAGCCTCTGAGAGAAAGATCATGTTCACGTCTAATTATTCATCAAAAGACTTACttgagaagattgaagatatcGTCACAGAAATGGGATTCCTagtccaaaaaagaaaaggaaag CTGAAGGTAATGCAAGAGAACAAAGGTCATAAGAGACCCGGTAGCCTTTCAGTTGCAGCAGAG GTGTTTAAGATAAGCAAATCTTTGTATGTAGTGGAATTGAGAAAAGCATATGGGGATCCTATGTCGTACAGGCAG TTGTGTTCAAAGCTGTCGAATGAACTAGGCGTCAGACAAGAGATTTTGGCCACACAAGTGTGA